A window of Sedimentibacter sp. MB31-C6 genomic DNA:
TTGGAAATTGTGGTATGTGCGTGTGCAATGCGTGATGTTGTAAACAAATTTTTTAATTGTTTGTATAATCAATAGTTTTTATATTATAATAGTTTTATATAACAAATGATGAGGTGGTTTTTTGAGTAACTTTGTAGTTGATACATCGAATACTTATTTTTTAAATGATATTTATAAAGATATTGATATACTTTGTAATAAATATAGTGAATTTTTGAGTAAAGAGATTATAGGAAAATCTGTTGAAGGTAGGGATATTGTTGCAGTTAGAATGTCGTCAGATGGAAATTCCAATCATATGAAAAAGCCTTCTGTTTTATTGACAGGTGGAATTCATGCTAGGGAGGATTTTTCTGTAATGCTTTGTATGAAGATGATTGATTATTACTCTTATTATTATAATGAAGAAAAACAATTTGAAAGTTATTATATTAGAAAAATAGTGAATGATGTTGATATATATTTTGTCCCTGTTTCTAATCCTGATGGATTAAATATTATCCACAATGGGTTGGAATCTTCTCTAAATTATCCACAGCTAAAGGATATGAAAATATGGGGTGAAAATCATACATATTGGAAGGCAAATGCTAATGGAGTAGATTTAAATAAAAATTTTGACGATGGCAATTGGGATATTCGAACATGTGTACCAGGTACTGATGTGCCTTGTTCTGATAGATTTAAAGGTTATACTCCTAATAGTGAGCCTGAAACTAAAGCATTAGTCAGTTTTTGCAATAATCATAATTTTTCATTGATGGTGAGTTATCATTGTTCTGGTAATTGTACATTTTGGGCTGATAGTGGAACTCATAATATGTTTAATGGATTAGATGAAAAAATAATGAATGAATTAAATGAAAAATATATATACAGAAAAACTAAAATAAGTACTAATCCAAAGATATATGGATGTGGTTTTGAAAATTGGTTTAGAGCAAAAATGAAAAGACCTGCATTTTGTATTGAGTTATCGCCTTTTGTTGAAGGTGGCAAGCAACATCCTGACAGTATGTTTGATGAATTGGTGTGGCAATATGCAAAGTCAACAGGGTTGTTTTTTGCTGAAAAGGCAAAAGAAGTGTATAATGAGATTTATAGTGATGTTGAGAAGTATGCCGCATTAACAGAGTGAAATTAGTAAATATGAATTTTGGAGGAATTGAAATGAATGGTGAAATTTTATGTGTAGGTACTGAGCTTTTGCATGGTGATATAGTAAACACAAATGCTCAATATATTTCTAAAAAGTTAGCTGAAATAGGTATTGATGTACATTATCAATCGGTTGTTGGCGACAATCCTGAAAGAATTAAAAATGCCTTTGGTATTGCATTTTCTAGGTCGGATATAGTTATTTGCACAGGTGGTTTAGGACCTACTAAAGATGATATAACTAAAAATATATTAGCTGAATATTTTAATGTTGAAATGGTTTATGATGAAAATAGCTTTGAACATGTTAAAAAAATGTATGCTCGTTTTAGAAAAGACTTTCCTAAAAACAATATGAGACAAACATATTTTCCTAAAGGTTCTATTATATTAAATAATCTTAATGGTACTGCAAATGCCTGTATATTAAGAGATAAGGATGATAAAGGAGAATATAAAATTGGTATACTTTTACCTGGACCTCCTAAAGAAATGGAGCCATTAATGGATAATGAAGTTATTCCTTATTTAAAGCAATTCTCTAATGAAGTGGTATATGGGGAAAAAGTAATCGTTGTTAATATTGGTGAATCAGGTGCTGAAGAAATGGTAATGGATATTATAGATAATCAGACTAATCCTACTATTGCACCCTATGCCAGTGCTGGAAAAGTAATTTTTAGAGTTACTGCTAAAGCCGAAAGTAAGGAAAAATGTATTGAACTGATAGAGCCTGTTAAAAATGAATTAATTAAACGTTTCGGAAAAAATAATGCATATATCTCTAAAACTGGTAAAGTAGAAGATAATGCAGCAGAACTATTAATTGAAAACAACCTGACTATAGCGATAGCTGAATCTTGTACTGGTGGAATGGTTTCTTCTAAATTAATAAGTTATCCCGGTATATCTAAGGTATTTAAGGAAGGATTTATTACTTACAGCAATGAAGCTAAAATGAATACTCTTAATGTAAAAAGAAATACTTTAGATAAATATGGAGCTGTTAGTGAGGAAACTGCAAAGGAAATGGCAATAGGCGCTGCTCAAGTTGCAGGGACTGATATTGGAGTTTCAACTACTGGCATAGCTGGTCCAGATGGTGGAACTGTGGAAAAACCTGTAGGACTATTTTATGTTTGTGTTTATTATAATGGAAAATTCAATCTTAAAGAAATTCAATCAACTGGAGCTCGTGATACAATAAGAGAAAGAGCATCAAATACAGTTTTGGATATGATTAGAAGCGCTGTTGAAAAGTAAGATAAAAAGGAATGACATAGTCGGAGGGGTTCAGAATAACCCCCTCGACTATGTTATTTTGAATTAGAAATACTGAGAGATTTTACTCCTATTGTAAAGTAAATTGCTCCCATAATTAATAGAACTATGGTTGGAAGTATTGCTGCTTCGAAACCCATACCCTTACTTGCAATATTCTCTATTCCTTGTATTGCCCATTTTTGTGGAGTTAACTCTGCTAAAAATAGTAATACTTTATTATTAACTATTTCTAATGGCCACATACAGCCTCCAATCATTGCTGTACTTGTGAGTACAATTGGAGCTATTGAACCTAACTGTGCTTGGGTCTTAATAACTCCAGACATCATCAATCCTAATGATGTTACAGCAAATACAAATGCTGCTGATACCATGATAACACCTGACAAACTATTGCCCCAATCTATTTTTAACAAATATTTTCCACAAAATATTAGTACACCTATTTGAACTGCACCTGTTAAGTATGCTACAATCATACTTCCACCAAATATGGAAAACTTAGAAACAGGTGATATGACCATCCTTTCCCAAGTTTTATATTGCTTATCGTATAATATAGTGCCTATTGCAAAAACCATTGTATACATAGAAAAGAATATTGTAAATCCTATCATAGAATGTATCAAACCATCGTAACCTGTATCTATACCAGTTAATGCAATTGTTGTTGTTACCGACATAGGATTTTTATATTTCCATGCATCCATAACATTTTCGTATGTTGATAATTTAATGGATTCCTTATTCATCTCAGGTTTTACTGAATATATAAATTCAGATGTTACATCTGCTATTTTTACGCTTCCTGACATTTTCATAGTTATACTGGATACAATTTCTTTAAGTGTAACAATTACTGTATCATCTTTGATTTTTACTAAACCTAAATTTATATCACTACTATTTTCAATATCACTTTGGAATCCTTCGTTTATTATTAATGCAACAGTTGCACTACCTTCTTCGACTTCTATTACAGCATTATTTATATCAGAATCAATTAAATTGAAAGCATTGTTTTCCTTAAGTTCATTAATAAAATATTCTGAATAAGTACTTTTATCTTCATCAACTACTAACACCGTAGGTCTGTACGTATTAAAGGAAATACCAAATATTGCAGTTAATCCAATTGCCATTGCAGTCATAAACACAAACACTAAATAGTCATCTTTAAGCCTTAATATTCTCAATTTTATTATACTGAGCATCTGTATTTCCTCCTTTCTCTCTAAGTACTAACACTGCTAATGTTGAAAATAATATTCCCGTAATAACTAACACAAAAATATAATTTATTACATCAGAAATTCCATATCCTGTTACTACCTTAAGATATGCCTTTAATGCTATACCATTAAGAGATAAAAAACTAAATTTTTGCATAAATTCAGGCATTACATCTATTGGGAAAAAACTGCCGCCTAATAATGCCATTCCTTGTATAATTATATTTTCAAATATATTTGCCATCTTATAATTTCCTGCTTTATATGTTGCTGCTCCAATAAATGAGCCTAAGCCTGCTACAGCAAATGCTGCTGATAAACTAATCAACATAATAGCACTTGATTCTCCCCACTGAACTTTTAATGCAAAATGAGAGAATGTAATCATAACTGTTATTTGAAAAATAGCAATTAGAAATATAGTAATTAACTTGCCTGATAATAAACCTAACTTAGAAGTACCGGCTATAATCATTCTTTGATAAGTTTGATTATCCTTTTCCTCTAAAAGCATCCTACCACCTTGACCGGCTGCAAACAATATAAACATAGTCATCATTGCAACAGCATAATATTCTGCACTGGTAATATGTTTTCTACCTTCAACCACAACATTATCAATATTAATGTTAATTGACTTCATTACATTATTCATATCTTCCATAATGTCACTTATATTATCAAAACTTTCATTGCCAATGTCATTAGATAATGCAGTTTCAATAAGTATATTTTTGCCAATAATTGATGAAGACATTGCATTAGAATATGACTCAAAAACTGACTTAACAATTTGACCATTAATACTTCTATCTGGATGTGTTAAAATTTTAATATCAACTTTATTTCTAAAAGGTGTAAGAAAATTGATATTCATATCATAAATAAATTTATTTGGAAGAAGAACTACTGCAGATACTTCCCCATTATCTAACAGCTTCAAAGCTTCGCTTTCCTTTTCTATGCTGTATGTTATTATTTTTTTTACTTCTTTACTATTTAAAAAGTCTTCAAAAAATATAGTTTCTGGATTAAATTCATCATCTGTTGGTAAATTTTCATAAGAAAAAAAACTACTATTTAAAATATTATCAAACATTTGCGAGTCTTCATTTTCATCATAAAGCTTTACAACAGCAATATTAACTGCCTCTATATTAAATTCATCACTACTCATAAATGATCCTTTCAAAGCAAAACTTAATATAGTGGTTAAAATCATAGGCATTAGGATTATTATAGCAAGAGCTTTTTTATCACTGAGTATAATTTTTAAATCTTTAATAATAACACTTATTATCTTCATATTCATACTCCCTAATCCCTTAAAGCTTTTCCAGTCAAATGTAGAAATACAGCTTCAAGATTTGGCTTTTTAACATCTATTGATTCTATACGTCTTCCAAGTTCAGTTACTTTTGCAATAATCTCTGCTAGTAATATATCTGCATTTTCACCAAATAAAGAAATATTCTCATCTTTAATTTTAGCATCATATACGCCATTAATTTCTTTCAAACTATTTAAAATATCTAAATCCATTCTGTCTAGCTTAATATTTATTTGTGTTTTTTCTTTTACAAGTTCTATTAATTCCCGCTGACTTCCTGAGGCTATAACTTCCCCCTCATCCATAATACAAATTTCATTACACAAATACTCGACTTCTTCCATATAATGACTTGTATATATTATTGTTATTCCTTGTTTGTTAAGTTCTAATACAGTATCTAATATATGATTTCTTGATTGAGGATCTATACCTACAGTTGGTTCATCCATTATTAAAATTTCAGGCATATGCAAAAGTGCAGCTCCAATATTTAATCTTCTTTTCATTCCACCTGAATATTTGTCAACTCTGTCCTTTAGTCGTCCGTTTAGCCCTATAATGTCTGATACTTCATTTATCCTTTTTTTAAGAGCTCCTCCCTTAAGTCCATAAATACTCCCCCAAAAGGATAAATTTTCATAACCAGTAAGAGTTGGATAAAGAGCAATATCCTGCGGTACTACACCTAACTTTTGCCTTATTAAATTTGGTTCCTTAATAATACTCTTGCCTTCAAAAAGTATATCACCACTTGTTGGCTGTAATAAAGTTGATATAATAGATATTGTAGTAGACTTACCTGCACCATTTGGACCTAAAAGTCCAAATACTTCTCCCCTTTTTACCTCAAAATTTATACCTTCTACAGCTTTTACTTTATCAAAACTTTTATAAAGATTCTCTACTTTTAACAACATTCTTTATTCTCCATCTAATTATTATTTTTGAACATGTCTTCTATAATAAATGGCATGTTGCTTTCCATATCATCCATGTCTTCCATATCATTTATATTTAATGTATTGTCATCATTGAAAATTGGGAAGTTGAAATTTTGTTCTTTATTTAAATCCCAATTATTTAATTCAAGTTTATAATCAGCAGAAACAAGACCTTCATTTTCCGGATTCACAACACTTAAGTTCATTTCAAATATTTCATTAATTATATAACCGTCAATATCTACAAATGCTGTATAGTTAAAGCTATCAACCTTAAATTTATTAATGTTTTCTTTTATACTGCTAAAAATCTCTTCATATGTTTTTTCATCTAAAACTTCAGCATTATTTTTAATACTTTCTTCATAGAACTGTTTTAATTTAATATCTTTTGAAAGTATATCTAATACATCTACAACCAATGTCTTTATTTGTTCATCATTAAGTTTAATGTTATATTCTTTTGTTTTTACCTCTCCATCAGGAGTTGTAATAATAATATCTTTTCCTTTAAAAACATCATCTTTTTTCATTAGACCTAGCCATTTTTCAGTAATATTTTCTATTGATTCACTTGAAATTAATTCTTGTTCAACATCAATATCCTGTTCTGAATTAGTTGAATTTTGCACTTCATTAATATTCATGTACTTTCCCAAGATTGGAAGCTTCATAAATATTTCATCACCATTTATATACATATCAAAGTCAAAACCTAAACCACCAAAATTAAGATAATACTTAAATATTGCCTTTTCAGCTTCATCATCAAAGCTAATGTTAAAACTTCCTTTTGTTTCTTTAAAATAATTTAACTTTCTTATTTCTTCAGACGACATTCCATGAGTATTGAATTCCATTAAAACATTAAATTCACCTGAAGATTGACCTTTAGTTACTTCTTCCGTTTTTTCTACTGCCTTTTTATATTCACTTAAACTATCTGTATTGCACCCTACAAATGATAATGTAAGGAGCAGTGAAAGAATTAATATATATAATTTTTTCATGTTGATACCTCCACTTATTCTTATAGTATCATTTTATTAAATTTCAATTTATATATCTAGTATCTTAAATCACTTGTTTTTTTAAAAAAGCATGACTTTTTGCACAAAACAAAATAATATATTATATTGTTAAAATATTATAAATCATTTTTTATCGTAAATACTGCTAGTTGAGTTCTGTCTCTTAAATCTAACTTTATAAGAATTCTTGTTATATGATTTTTTACTGTACCTTGACTTAAATATAAATCATCAGCTATTTCTTTATTATTTTTTCCTTCTGCAATAAGTCTACATATTTCAATTTCCCTTTCAGTTAAAAGCTCTGTCTTTGGGTCACGTTTATTCTCATAATTACCCTTTGCCATTTGAGAAAATTTATCTAAAACTTTTACAGCAATTTCTGATTGTATAAGGGCTCCACCATTATAAACTGTACGTATTGCCTCTGCAATTTCAGTAGTTGTTGCATCTTTTAATAAATACCCAGATGCTCCATTTTTAAGAGCTTCATATATATATTCATCATCATTAAAGGTGGTAAGTACTATAATTTTAACATTTGGGAAGTCATTCTTAATAATTCCTGTAGCTTCTGCTCCGTTAAGCTCTGGCATTTTTATATCCATTAATATAACGTCAGGATTATTAAATTTACATTTTTCATAGGCTTTCTTGCCATTATTTGCAGTACAGCAAATTTCTATATCTTTTTCCTTGCCTAATATAAGTTTAAGTCCCTCTATTAAAATATCCTGGTCGTCAACTAAAAGTACTTTAATCATTATTTCCCTCCAAATATAGAATACCTTTTATGGAAAATCCATCATCACTTCCAAATTCAACGTTACCACTATATAACTCCACTCTTTCTCTAATACCCTTAATTCCATATCCTTCAGTTATGTTCTCTGCTCCTACTCCATTATCCTTTATGAAAAAACTTATAGATTTAAATGAATAATTAAGATTAATATTTATTTTTGTTGCTTTTCCATGTCTTACTGCATTAGTTATAGTTTCTTGTAATATTCTATATATTATATAATTTACATTAGAATTTTTTATTATCTGCTCATTTTCAATTTGAAGTTCAATATCAATACCAGTCTTTTCTGAAAATTCGTTTATAAGATTTTTTATTTCTTCACACGAAAGATTAGCATTATCTTTTATCCTTAGTGTTTCCACAACTTCCCTTATACCTATCATAGTATCTCTCCCAGTTTCAACTGCATCTGCTATAAGTTTTTCAGCTTGATTAGAGTCATTTTTAATAAGGTGTTCAGCCATTTGAAGTTGCATTATTAAAGCTGTCATTTTATGACCTAATGTATCGTGTATATCCCTAGCAATTCTATTCCTTTCTTCTACAATTGATAGTCTTTTTATTTCTTGTGTGTAAAGCTTTAATTGTCTGTTAACATCTAAAAGTTCCTTATATAATATGTCCTTCTTTTCTTTTTCTTCCTTATTATGTTGTGCAAAACCTGTAACAACAATTATTAATATATTTATCATCAAAAAAAAAGATAATTGAGAAACGTTAGAATAGTTTAATTTATAATAAATAAGATATACATATTTTATCATTGAGACAAAAAGAGTAAATAACCCAATTAATATTCCATTTCTGAATCCCAATGTAAGAGATGCTTCTAAAAGTATTATAATATAAAAGGAATGAAAGAAGTAATTTATAAGTAGTCTAGAATTGTATTCCATAATATAAATAAATGCTACATCAAGAATAAAAAAAATAATATATAGCTTCTTTTCTTTTTTAAAAGAAGCTTTTACAAATCCTGTAGTTAAGTAAAATAAGAACACAACAACAAGTATATATAATCTTATTTGCTGTGGATTTTCAAAATATAGCGCTCCTAAGAATAAAAACAGTGATACAACTAATTTTAATAGATACAAAAGTCTTTTATCTTTTATCATAAACTACCCCTAAGAGTTTTTTATATATTCTACCATATTTATGTAATTTAAAAAACATATTTATTGTACATTTGTCGGATAAAAATTCTTAACTTCGTTCAGAATGACAATAAAAAGAGATTATATCGGAAAGGAGAACTTTCCTATATAATAAAAAAAAGAGGGTAACCCTCTTTTTTAAATAACAACTGCTTAACATTGCTCGTCTATTAGCTTTATCTTTGCTCAACAATTGTTTTTAAACTAATTTTCGATTTACTACTTCTTCTACTACGAAAGTTGCTACGTGGTTTGCATAGCTGCCTGTTCCAAATCCTGCATCATAACCAAGTTCTTGTGCAAGTTCATGAGATAAACGAGGACCGCCACATATTAAAATAATTTTGTCTCTTAATCCT
This region includes:
- a CDS encoding sensor histidine kinase, producing the protein MIKDKRLLYLLKLVVSLFLFLGALYFENPQQIRLYILVVVFLFYLTTGFVKASFKKEKKLYIIFFILDVAFIYIMEYNSRLLINYFFHSFYIIILLEASLTLGFRNGILIGLFTLFVSMIKYVYLIYYKLNYSNVSQLSFFLMINILIIVVTGFAQHNKEEKEKKDILYKELLDVNRQLKLYTQEIKRLSIVEERNRIARDIHDTLGHKMTALIMQLQMAEHLIKNDSNQAEKLIADAVETGRDTMIGIREVVETLRIKDNANLSCEEIKNLINEFSEKTGIDIELQIENEQIIKNSNVNYIIYRILQETITNAVRHGKATKININLNYSFKSISFFIKDNGVGAENITEGYGIKGIRERVELYSGNVEFGSDDGFSIKGILYLEGNND
- a CDS encoding ABC transporter permease, giving the protein MKIISVIIKDLKIILSDKKALAIIILMPMILTTILSFALKGSFMSSDEFNIEAVNIAVVKLYDENEDSQMFDNILNSSFFSYENLPTDDEFNPETIFFEDFLNSKEVKKIITYSIEKESEALKLLDNGEVSAVVLLPNKFIYDMNINFLTPFRNKVDIKILTHPDRSINGQIVKSVFESYSNAMSSSIIGKNILIETALSNDIGNESFDNISDIMEDMNNVMKSININIDNVVVEGRKHITSAEYYAVAMMTMFILFAAGQGGRMLLEEKDNQTYQRMIIAGTSKLGLLSGKLITIFLIAIFQITVMITFSHFALKVQWGESSAIMLISLSAAFAVAGLGSFIGAATYKAGNYKMANIFENIIIQGMALLGGSFFPIDVMPEFMQKFSFLSLNGIALKAYLKVVTGYGISDVINYIFVLVITGILFSTLAVLVLREKGGNTDAQYNKIENIKA
- a CDS encoding M14 family zinc carboxypeptidase, with the protein product MSNFVVDTSNTYFLNDIYKDIDILCNKYSEFLSKEIIGKSVEGRDIVAVRMSSDGNSNHMKKPSVLLTGGIHAREDFSVMLCMKMIDYYSYYYNEEKQFESYYIRKIVNDVDIYFVPVSNPDGLNIIHNGLESSLNYPQLKDMKIWGENHTYWKANANGVDLNKNFDDGNWDIRTCVPGTDVPCSDRFKGYTPNSEPETKALVSFCNNHNFSLMVSYHCSGNCTFWADSGTHNMFNGLDEKIMNELNEKYIYRKTKISTNPKIYGCGFENWFRAKMKRPAFCIELSPFVEGGKQHPDSMFDELVWQYAKSTGLFFAEKAKEVYNEIYSDVEKYAALTE
- a CDS encoding ABC transporter ATP-binding protein; its protein translation is MLKVENLYKSFDKVKAVEGINFEVKRGEVFGLLGPNGAGKSTTISIISTLLQPTSGDILFEGKSIIKEPNLIRQKLGVVPQDIALYPTLTGYENLSFWGSIYGLKGGALKKRINEVSDIIGLNGRLKDRVDKYSGGMKRRLNIGAALLHMPEILIMDEPTVGIDPQSRNHILDTVLELNKQGITIIYTSHYMEEVEYLCNEICIMDEGEVIASGSQRELIELVKEKTQINIKLDRMDLDILNSLKEINGVYDAKIKDENISLFGENADILLAEIIAKVTELGRRIESIDVKKPNLEAVFLHLTGKALRD
- a CDS encoding ABC transporter permease, producing the protein MLSIIKLRILRLKDDYLVFVFMTAMAIGLTAIFGISFNTYRPTVLVVDEDKSTYSEYFINELKENNAFNLIDSDINNAVIEVEEGSATVALIINEGFQSDIENSSDINLGLVKIKDDTVIVTLKEIVSSITMKMSGSVKIADVTSEFIYSVKPEMNKESIKLSTYENVMDAWKYKNPMSVTTTIALTGIDTGYDGLIHSMIGFTIFFSMYTMVFAIGTILYDKQYKTWERMVISPVSKFSIFGGSMIVAYLTGAVQIGVLIFCGKYLLKIDWGNSLSGVIMVSAAFVFAVTSLGLMMSGVIKTQAQLGSIAPIVLTSTAMIGGCMWPLEIVNNKVLLFLAELTPQKWAIQGIENIASKGMGFEAAILPTIVLLIMGAIYFTIGVKSLSISNSK
- a CDS encoding response regulator transcription factor; the encoded protein is MIKVLLVDDQDILIEGLKLILGKEKDIEICCTANNGKKAYEKCKFNNPDVILMDIKMPELNGAEATGIIKNDFPNVKIIVLTTFNDDEYIYEALKNGASGYLLKDATTTEIAEAIRTVYNGGALIQSEIAVKVLDKFSQMAKGNYENKRDPKTELLTEREIEICRLIAEGKNNKEIADDLYLSQGTVKNHITRILIKLDLRDRTQLAVFTIKNDL
- a CDS encoding competence/damage-inducible protein A, whose amino-acid sequence is MNGEILCVGTELLHGDIVNTNAQYISKKLAEIGIDVHYQSVVGDNPERIKNAFGIAFSRSDIVICTGGLGPTKDDITKNILAEYFNVEMVYDENSFEHVKKMYARFRKDFPKNNMRQTYFPKGSIILNNLNGTANACILRDKDDKGEYKIGILLPGPPKEMEPLMDNEVIPYLKQFSNEVVYGEKVIVVNIGESGAEEMVMDIIDNQTNPTIAPYASAGKVIFRVTAKAESKEKCIELIEPVKNELIKRFGKNNAYISKTGKVEDNAAELLIENNLTIAIAESCTGGMVSSKLISYPGISKVFKEGFITYSNEAKMNTLNVKRNTLDKYGAVSEETAKEMAIGAAQVAGTDIGVSTTGIAGPDGGTVEKPVGLFYVCVYYNGKFNLKEIQSTGARDTIRERASNTVLDMIRSAVEK